The genomic stretch TTTGAAGACATACAATCCTTAGAAAAAATTTATAAAATTAATTTAATAAATAGTTGTTCTGGCTTTAAGTCTGCCAACTTATTAGGTTCAATTTCTAAGGAAGGTGTTAGCAATGTAGCTGTTTTTAGTTCTGTAACACATTTAGGTTCTAATCCGCCAACATTAGGTTTTATTTTAAGACCAACAACAGTGCCTAGAAATACGTACAAAAACATAAAAGATAACGGATATTTCACAATAAATCATATTTATGAAGACATTATAGAAGATGCGCATCACACTTCTGCCAAATATCCAGAAAATGTATCAGAATTTGATAAAACTGATTTGGAAGAAGAATTCAAAGGAAATCATAATGCTCCT from Polaribacter marinaquae encodes the following:
- a CDS encoding flavin reductase family protein — translated: MAFFNFEDIQSLEKIYKINLINSCSGFKSANLLGSISKEGVSNVAVFSSVTHLGSNPPTLGFILRPTTVPRNTYKNIKDNGYFTINHIYEDIIEDAHHTSAKYPENVSEFDKTDLEEEFKGNHNAPFVKNCPVQMCMKFVEEVYVSSNDVMLIVAQIEELYIKDTLLQEDGLVNLSLGNVTTINGLDSYAIPKFKKQLSYQRPKK